One window from the genome of Acinetobacter sp. LoGeW2-3 encodes:
- the topA gene encoding type I DNA topoisomerase — MANAPRSTSKSSTAKSPDAGSKRALVIVESPAKAKTINKYLGSNYIVKSSVGHVRDLPTGGSAKSTEKKPVTRTKLTEAEKAEKSQLALINRMGVDPEHDWKAKYEVLPGKEHVVAELKKLASQVDEVYLATDLDREGEAIAWHLKEVIGGDDSRYQRVVFNEITKNAIQEAFKHPTRLDTNKVNAQQARRFLDRVVGFMISPLLWEKIARGLSAGRVQSVAVKLVVEREREIRAFIPEEYWQVFADTKAKKDDIRLEAVKQNGKTLKLHNKAETDALLNLIKDGEYKVISREDKPTKVNPSAPYITSTLQQAASTRLGFSVKKTMMLAQRLYEAGFITYMRTDSTFLSDDAVNMVRGHIESEFGEKYLPAKPNRYGNKAGAQEAHEAIRPSTVGLKGDSLVGVERDAQRLYDLIWRQFVACQMTPAEYLSSTILVDANGVELKAKGRTLVFDGFTKVRGANKADDDILLPAVKVGEVLKLEKLDPSQHFTKPPARFTEASLVKELEKRGIGRPSTYAAIISTIQDRGYVKLDNRRLFAEKMGEIVTDRLDESFNNLMNYAFTADLEGQLDKVADGERNWKELLDSFYGDFKKRLTNAQGENGMRRNQPVEVNAVHCKECDRPMQIRTGTTGVFLGCSGYNLPPKERCKGTLNLTPVESLAALSDDDAAETADLMSKKRCPICATAMDSYVIDGGRKLHICGNNPDCAGFELEEGEFKIKGYDGPTIPCDKCDGEMQLKTGRFGPYFACTSCDNTRKVLKNGQPAPPRVDPIKMEHLRSTKHDDFFVLRDGAAGLFLAASKFPKVRETRAPKVAELRTVAEQLDPKYQFILKAPDEDPEGNPTLVKFSRKNQSQYIGSETPEGKQTKWSLVYQDGKWVEA; from the coding sequence ATGGCGAACGCTCCTCGGTCCACATCAAAAAGCAGCACAGCGAAGTCTCCCGACGCTGGAAGTAAGCGTGCCTTAGTGATTGTGGAGTCGCCTGCAAAAGCGAAAACAATCAACAAATACCTCGGTTCGAACTACATTGTGAAATCATCGGTCGGTCACGTACGTGACTTGCCGACGGGTGGCTCTGCCAAAAGTACAGAGAAAAAACCAGTAACGCGAACCAAGCTGACTGAAGCAGAAAAAGCGGAAAAATCACAGTTAGCGTTGATTAACCGTATGGGCGTAGATCCAGAACACGACTGGAAAGCCAAATACGAAGTTTTACCTGGTAAAGAACATGTCGTCGCTGAACTGAAAAAACTGGCATCACAAGTCGATGAAGTCTATCTGGCAACGGATTTGGACCGTGAAGGGGAAGCAATTGCTTGGCACTTGAAAGAAGTGATTGGCGGTGATGATTCACGTTATCAACGTGTGGTCTTTAACGAAATTACCAAGAATGCCATTCAGGAAGCGTTTAAACATCCAACCCGTCTGGATACCAACAAAGTTAATGCTCAACAAGCACGCCGTTTCTTGGATCGTGTCGTAGGCTTTATGATCTCGCCATTGCTGTGGGAAAAAATTGCCCGTGGTTTATCGGCAGGTCGTGTACAGTCAGTTGCGGTAAAACTGGTGGTCGAGCGTGAACGTGAAATCCGTGCCTTTATTCCTGAAGAATACTGGCAAGTGTTTGCTGATACCAAAGCGAAAAAAGATGACATTCGTCTTGAAGCAGTAAAACAAAACGGTAAGACCTTAAAGCTGCACAATAAAGCGGAAACTGATGCTTTATTAAATCTGATCAAAGATGGCGAATATAAGGTCATTAGTCGTGAGGATAAACCGACCAAGGTGAATCCAAGCGCGCCGTATATCACTTCAACGCTACAACAGGCAGCCAGCACACGCTTAGGTTTCTCTGTGAAGAAAACCATGATGCTGGCACAGCGTCTGTATGAAGCGGGCTTCATTACCTATATGCGTACTGACTCTACATTCTTAAGTGATGATGCAGTCAATATGGTACGTGGTCACATCGAATCTGAATTCGGTGAAAAATACTTACCAGCCAAACCAAACCGTTATGGCAATAAAGCCGGCGCGCAAGAAGCCCATGAAGCGATTCGTCCTTCAACCGTTGGTTTAAAAGGTGATAGTCTTGTTGGTGTAGAACGTGATGCACAGCGTCTGTATGACCTGATCTGGCGTCAGTTTGTTGCCTGTCAGATGACCCCTGCAGAATACTTGTCTTCTACCATCTTGGTTGATGCTAATGGTGTAGAGTTAAAAGCCAAAGGCCGTACCCTGGTATTTGATGGTTTCACTAAAGTCCGTGGTGCCAACAAGGCAGATGACGATATTCTGTTGCCAGCAGTAAAAGTGGGTGAAGTCTTGAAACTTGAGAAACTTGATCCTTCTCAACATTTCACCAAGCCACCTGCACGCTTTACTGAAGCGTCATTAGTAAAAGAGCTTGAGAAACGTGGCATTGGTCGTCCTTCGACTTATGCAGCGATTATCTCAACCATTCAAGACCGTGGTTATGTGAAACTGGATAACCGTCGCCTGTTTGCTGAAAAAATGGGTGAAATCGTTACTGATCGTCTGGATGAAAGCTTCAATAATTTGATGAACTATGCCTTTACAGCAGATCTTGAAGGTCAGCTGGATAAGGTGGCAGATGGTGAACGTAACTGGAAAGAGCTCTTAGACAGCTTCTACGGCGACTTTAAGAAACGTTTGACCAATGCACAGGGTGAGAACGGTATGCGCCGTAATCAGCCTGTAGAAGTCAATGCAGTGCATTGTAAAGAGTGCGATCGTCCGATGCAGATCCGTACCGGGACCACGGGCGTATTCTTGGGTTGTTCGGGTTATAACCTGCCGCCCAAAGAACGTTGTAAGGGGACGCTGAACCTGACCCCAGTTGAGTCCTTAGCTGCGCTATCTGATGATGATGCTGCTGAAACTGCAGATCTAATGTCGAAAAAACGTTGTCCAATCTGCGCAACGGCGATGGATAGCTACGTGATTGATGGTGGTCGTAAACTGCATATCTGTGGTAACAACCCGGACTGTGCCGGTTTTGAACTGGAAGAAGGCGAGTTCAAGATCAAAGGTTATGATGGCCCAACCATTCCATGTGATAAATGTGATGGTGAAATGCAGTTGAAGACAGGTCGTTTTGGTCCATATTTTGCCTGCACCAGCTGTGACAATACCCGTAAAGTGTTGAAGAATGGTCAGCCTGCACCACCGCGTGTTGATCCGATCAAGATGGAACACTTACGTTCAACCAAACACGATGACTTCTTTGTCTTGCGTGATGGTGCTGCAGGTCTGTTCCTGGCAGCGAGCAAGTTCCCGAAAGTACGTGAAACTCGTGCACCGAAGGTTGCAGAACTACGTACTGTTGCAGAACAGCTGGATCCGAAATATCAGTTTATTCTGAAAGCGCCAGATGAAGATCCTGAAGGGAACCCAACTTTGGTGAAATTCAGCCGTAAGAACCAGTCGCAATATATTGGTTCAGAAACGCCTGAAGGCAAGCAAACCAAATGGTCTCTGGTTTACCAGGACGGAAAATGGGTTGAAGCCTAA
- a CDS encoding glycerate kinase — MATFVLAPDSFKESMTAEQACQAMQRGILQIFPDARCIAVPMADGGEGTVDALLHSLDGQRISCTVTGPLAIQQVETYFAVVDQGQTAVIEMAKANGIHLLAGFQRNPMLTSTYGTGEMIRNALDLGVKKIIIGLGGSVTNDGGAGMAQALGVRFLNTAGESIQVCGGNLDQIYRIDLSQLDVRLKNTEILIASDVNNPLCGPNGASVIFGPQKGATPEIVQRLDRNLRHLADLVEEHFGISVRDISGAGAAGGLGFGLMAFAGAKLQSGVELIIQQSRLAEKIAQADYVLTGEGKIDSQTSLGKTPFGVAQVAKRFNKPVIAFAGLVGEGIESLYEEGFSQIVGINPPGCSLEEALKNAEQNLEQACARVMKEIKTKLEQQNR, encoded by the coding sequence ATGGCTACTTTTGTCTTGGCACCTGATTCCTTTAAAGAAAGTATGACTGCTGAGCAAGCATGTCAGGCTATGCAGCGCGGTATTTTACAGATCTTTCCAGATGCACGCTGTATTGCAGTACCGATGGCAGATGGTGGTGAAGGAACAGTAGATGCCTTGTTGCATTCTCTCGATGGGCAGCGTATTTCCTGTACTGTGACAGGACCATTAGCGATTCAACAAGTTGAGACTTATTTTGCAGTCGTTGATCAGGGGCAAACCGCTGTTATTGAAATGGCCAAAGCCAATGGCATTCATCTACTAGCAGGTTTTCAACGTAATCCAATGCTGACCTCGACCTATGGCACGGGTGAGATGATTAGGAATGCGTTGGATCTCGGTGTAAAGAAAATCATTATTGGGCTCGGTGGTAGTGTTACCAATGACGGTGGTGCCGGTATGGCTCAGGCTTTAGGAGTCCGATTCTTAAATACTGCAGGAGAATCAATTCAGGTCTGCGGTGGTAACTTGGATCAGATTTATCGAATAGATCTTTCTCAATTAGATGTCCGCTTAAAGAACACCGAAATCCTGATTGCTTCTGATGTGAATAATCCTTTATGCGGACCGAACGGTGCTTCGGTAATCTTTGGACCGCAGAAGGGAGCTACACCAGAAATAGTACAGCGACTAGATCGTAATCTGAGGCATTTAGCTGATCTGGTTGAAGAACATTTTGGGATCTCCGTTAGGGATATTTCTGGTGCTGGTGCAGCCGGTGGTTTGGGCTTTGGCTTGATGGCTTTTGCTGGTGCCAAGCTACAATCTGGTGTGGAATTGATTATTCAACAAAGTCGATTGGCAGAAAAAATTGCTCAGGCAGATTATGTGTTGACCGGTGAAGGCAAGATTGATAGTCAAACCTCGCTAGGAAAAACACCGTTTGGAGTTGCTCAGGTCGCAAAGCGATTTAATAAACCAGTGATTGCTTTTGCAGGGCTCGTGGGTGAGGGGATTGAATCATTGTATGAGGAAGGATTTAGCCAAATTGTGGGGATTAATCCGCCAGGTTGCTCATTAGAAGAAGCATTAAAAAATGCTGAGCAAAACCTGGAGCAGGCTTGTGCTCGTGTTATGAAAGAAATTAAAACAAAGCTGGAACAACAAAATAGATAA
- a CDS encoding ammonium transporter: MENTGIWVAVVIIVFVLGSIFGLRVSPRERALGMMREKARKMGLHPRLVVAPDWTKVPMATEKRASMVAYYSVLIPDARLPLMRARVVDQKLELVQGGDKFKDFPIALKGIYAIDMQANCVGLYWDEEADLKAAQLDDIKALLHSLAEL, translated from the coding sequence ATGGAAAATACAGGAATCTGGGTTGCTGTCGTCATCATTGTATTTGTACTGGGATCTATTTTTGGTCTGCGTGTCAGCCCAAGAGAAAGAGCCTTAGGGATGATGCGTGAGAAAGCTCGTAAGATGGGATTGCACCCACGTCTGGTCGTGGCTCCTGACTGGACTAAAGTGCCGATGGCCACTGAAAAGCGTGCCAGCATGGTGGCCTATTACAGTGTGCTGATTCCAGATGCGCGCCTGCCGCTGATGCGTGCCCGTGTGGTCGATCAAAAGCTTGAGCTGGTACAAGGTGGTGACAAATTTAAAGATTTTCCCATTGCATTAAAGGGCATTTATGCTATTGATATGCAGGCAAACTGTGTTGGACTGTATTGGGATGAAGAAGCTGATCTAAAAGCAGCCCAGCTCGATGACATCAAGGCACTATTACATTCCTTGGCTGAACTTTAA
- a CDS encoding ATP-dependent helicase — protein MSLAALIDELNPQQKQAATTDAKHSLVLAGAGCGKTKTIVARAAYLIDQGVPANQIQILTFTRRAASEIVARVELALGEQAKGLRASTFHTFCMYLLRRIPKAFGLEQFSIIDRDDQLMMFRLIRGRDDKKNPNHLPKPQELCDLYSFARNTRQKLSLALEKQMPEYLALKDQIADIMKEYETRKKARSFLDYDDILAVVAAALAQSEGLVEYVSSICRHMLVDEMQDTNPLQWALLEPLKEHISLFCVGDDAQSIYGFRGADFENIHHFKERVPDAQIFKLEKNYRSTQEILDLSNWLLDQSEIKYDKRLDAHRGEGIKPKMHIFPNEFDEAKWIAIDIKERHYLQGSKWSDHMVLVRSSFAARHIEAACIAANVPYRFIGGMKLLETAHVKDLLSLLRVVANPLDDIAWMRFLTLWNGVGDVGASKLSQQLLAEPEMDTLTDKLEKFGKIPLESILIMKQMTVLKTEVEACVSLAIQAIENQLAENYKKDWNRRQGDFELVKQLASKHAQLSEFLEEYVLDPVSISEIERQSDPDVVTLITIHSAKGTEQKVCYVANVTPGQYPHARAQGDFDDVEEERRVLYVALTRAQNELILTKQNLNHWARETVDEQGRKVESYFMNDLTRHLCTTETHYKTRQQTVKSALIERQSINLDFGIDLD, from the coding sequence ATGAGTTTAGCCGCCCTAATTGATGAACTAAATCCCCAACAGAAGCAAGCTGCGACGACTGATGCCAAGCATAGTTTAGTCCTGGCTGGGGCGGGCTGTGGTAAGACCAAAACCATTGTGGCACGTGCGGCGTATCTGATTGATCAAGGTGTTCCAGCGAATCAGATTCAAATTTTGACCTTTACCCGCCGTGCAGCCAGTGAAATCGTGGCACGTGTGGAGCTGGCATTGGGTGAACAAGCCAAGGGCCTGCGTGCATCGACTTTCCATACTTTCTGTATGTACTTGTTGCGCCGTATTCCAAAAGCATTTGGTCTAGAACAATTTTCAATTATTGATCGTGATGATCAGCTGATGATGTTCCGTCTGATCCGTGGTCGTGATGACAAGAAAAATCCAAATCATTTGCCCAAGCCGCAAGAACTCTGTGATCTGTATTCCTTTGCTCGTAATACCCGTCAGAAACTGAGTCTGGCTTTGGAAAAACAGATGCCGGAATACCTAGCACTCAAAGACCAGATTGCCGACATTATGAAGGAATACGAAACGCGTAAAAAAGCACGTAGTTTCCTCGATTATGACGATATCCTCGCCGTAGTGGCGGCTGCTTTGGCACAGTCTGAAGGTCTAGTGGAATATGTCTCTTCAATCTGTCGCCATATGCTGGTTGATGAAATGCAAGATACCAACCCATTGCAATGGGCCTTGCTGGAACCGCTGAAAGAACACATTAGTCTGTTTTGTGTTGGCGATGATGCACAGTCGATTTACGGTTTCCGTGGTGCAGACTTTGAAAATATTCACCATTTCAAGGAACGTGTGCCAGACGCTCAGATTTTCAAATTAGAAAAGAATTACCGTTCGACTCAGGAAATTCTAGACCTTTCTAACTGGCTATTGGATCAGTCTGAAATTAAATATGATAAGCGTCTGGATGCGCATCGTGGTGAAGGCATCAAGCCGAAAATGCATATTTTCCCGAACGAATTTGATGAAGCCAAATGGATCGCGATCGATATTAAAGAGCGTCATTACCTTCAAGGCAGTAAATGGTCTGATCATATGGTACTGGTGCGTTCCAGTTTTGCTGCTCGTCATATTGAAGCGGCCTGTATTGCTGCCAATGTCCCGTATCGCTTTATCGGTGGGATGAAGCTATTAGAGACTGCACACGTTAAAGACTTGTTGAGTTTGCTACGTGTGGTTGCCAATCCTCTCGATGATATTGCCTGGATGCGTTTCCTGACCCTATGGAATGGCGTTGGTGATGTGGGTGCCAGCAAACTGTCTCAGCAGCTTTTGGCAGAACCGGAGATGGATACCCTTACAGACAAGCTGGAAAAGTTTGGCAAGATTCCATTGGAATCTATTCTAATCATGAAACAGATGACGGTCCTAAAAACTGAAGTTGAAGCCTGTGTCAGTCTGGCTATCCAAGCCATCGAAAATCAGCTTGCTGAAAACTATAAAAAAGATTGGAATCGCCGTCAGGGTGATTTTGAACTGGTCAAACAATTAGCCTCTAAACATGCCCAGCTCAGCGAGTTCCTAGAAGAATATGTACTCGATCCAGTGTCAATTTCCGAAATTGAAAGACAGTCAGATCCTGATGTAGTGACCTTAATCACCATTCACTCTGCCAAAGGCACAGAGCAGAAGGTGTGTTATGTAGCGAATGTAACTCCAGGGCAATATCCACATGCGCGAGCACAAGGTGATTTTGATGATGTTGAGGAAGAACGTCGGGTGCTCTATGTCGCACTAACACGTGCACAAAATGAGCTGATTCTGACCAAGCAAAATCTGAATCACTGGGCACGGGAAACGGTGGATGAACAAGGTCGTAAAGTGGAGAGTTATTTTATGAATGATCTGACTCGGCATTTGTGTACCACCGAAACTCATTACAAGACCCGTCAGCAAACGGTGAAAAGTGCTTTAATCGAGCGCCAGTCGATTAATTTAGATTTTGGCATTGATCTCGATTAA